AAAAAACTTGTCTTAACTTTGCTAAATTGTGGTCTAAATAAACGGTAGCACTTCAGCGGACTACAACGAGGCGATAAAACTCAAGTCTAATTATGCCAAAGCATATTACAATCGTGGCAATGCGTATCGTGATAAAATTGATTTTGACAAAGCCGTTTTAGATTATACGAAGGGGATAGACCTCAACCCCGATTATGTTGATGCCTATTATAATCGCGGTAAACTTTATGACGAGGCAGATGAATGTGACAAAGCCATTGAGGACTGTAGGGCAGTGATAAAGCTTGAACCTGAACATGCTGATGCCTATAGCTATCGTGGCACCCTTTACCGTGATAAAGGTGAGCATGACAAAGCCATTGAAGATTTTAAGCGGTTCCTTGAAAACCGTTAGATTTACTAACGATGCATACCTCACGCCTACGAAATATACAGATCTATCGCGCATCAAACGGTAAAGAACCTTTTAATGAATGGTTGAAATCAATTCAAGATAGAAAAACAAGAGCTCGGATTCGGGCAGGATTGGAACGACTCAGGCTCGGAAATTTCGGGAATGTCAAATTTGTGGGGGAAGGAGTACTTGAACTGCGTTTCCACTTCGGAGGAGGTTATCGGATTTATTTTGGTGAAATTAGGAATACGATCATCCTTTTGCTTTGCGCCGGTGATAAATCATCACAGACACGAGATATAGAACGGGCAAAAAGTTATTGGCTAAAATATAAGGAGGAAAACCTATGAGAAAAATGAGGACATGGCGAGAGTGTCTCATTGAAGACCTCGCTGACCGGGAGGAGGCGATTCATTATCTCCAAGCTATTCTTGATGACTATTACAGTCTCGGACAGACTCTTCTCGTCCGGGAAGCCCTAAAAACAGTTGTCGAAGCACAAGGCGGGATTTCCAAACTCACGCAACACACTGATATTGCGCCACAAACCTTAGAAGCTGTACTATCTAATACGGATACACCGTTGATTGACGCAATTGGTGTTGTTCTGAAAGCACTCGGATATCGGCTTTCAATCCAACCTATAGCGGACGAAGATGCTAACCTTACACTGGTTACAGGCGACCCAGAAGCGGCAAAAGCAACCGCACATCTATCGGAGGATCCAGGAACATCACAT
This portion of the Candidatus Poribacteria bacterium genome encodes:
- a CDS encoding tetratricopeptide repeat protein, whose amino-acid sequence is MNGSTSADYNEAIKLKSNYAKAYYNRGNAYRDKIDFDKAVLDYTKGIDLNPDYVDAYYNRGKLYDEADECDKAIEDCRAVIKLEPEHADAYSYRGTLYRDKGEHDKAIEDFKRFLENR
- a CDS encoding type II toxin-antitoxin system RelE/ParE family toxin yields the protein MHTSRLRNIQIYRASNGKEPFNEWLKSIQDRKTRARIRAGLERLRLGNFGNVKFVGEGVLELRFHFGGGYRIYFGEIRNTIILLLCAGDKSSQTRDIERAKSYWLKYKEENL